The genomic interval AGATGCATGAGGCCCGAATCATTACTGATGACGACGGCGGCCTTTTCCATCAGCGCCGCGATCTCGGGAATCGAACGATCCTGAAGGATCGCCGCTCCCCGAACCGTCTCGGCTACGGTATGAAGAAGTTGTTCTTCCGCACCTGAACCGACAGCGGTGACAAACCAGTTTGATGCGCTCAACTCGCGACCGACTTCCATCCAGCGCTCGGCGGGCCAGCGTTTGGTGAAGTGACGCGCACCGGGACACAGGACCGCCAGTCTCCGTCCCTCCCCATGCCGGGCAACGAAATCGCTCGCCCATGTTCTGGCATCCTCGGGAACGCGCAGCTCCAGCCCGCCGCCGTCGTCTTGTCCACCGACCATTGCCGCGGCGTCCAAATAGCGAATGGGCACAGGCTTGGTTTCGCCATACAGGTCCCACTTCAGGTGAATCAGCAGCCATCTGCGAAAGCGATAGCGTTTTGCCTTCACCCAGAAAACCGGCAGGGTGGTCGTCCGCAGAAACGCGCTGCGGGGGCTGTTCTGAAGATCCACCAAGACTGTGTAACGGCGCGACAGATCACGGCGAAGACGCAGAAGGCCGCCCA from bacterium carries:
- a CDS encoding glycosyltransferase family 9 protein — protein: MSGLDRSGPSASAEAVLVIRFSSLGDVLLAGPALRALRARFPNSRIDFLTAKEYAAAAALLSGSDRILTFDRRRGLGGLLRLRRDLSRRYTVLVDLQNSPRSAFLRTTTLPVFWVKAKRYRFRRWLLIHLKWDLYGETKPVPIRYLDAAAMVGGQDDGGGLELRVPEDARTWASDFVARHGEGRRLAVLCPGARHFTKRWPAERWMEVGRELSASNWFVTAVGSGAEEQLLHTVAETVRGAAILQDRSIPEIAALMEKAAVVISNDSGLMHLAGGVRAPLVALFGPTVRHFGFYPFRANAVVLDHELSCRPCRALGGPKCPKTHFRCMLNTSPAEVLAAIDALPGGTT